In Xanthomonas theicola, a single genomic region encodes these proteins:
- a CDS encoding T6SS phospholipase effector Tle1-like catalytic domain-containing protein, whose product MYTKAQALQAQQHVPILQRSAESHSYMFFAVFDGTGQDANDPRQLPTNVGILKAQLDELRKNPDLRIGYKYAEGIGTQHNPLARTWDGAFPYTWDDRIEETYTSLATQTRKWQQQDPEAQIRIAEVGYSRGAVLAPGFARLVDRYGIADPEDLSFGRDAHGHLTVESPRPPLVPPGQVAQAMGLFDPVGTNLPKDYDARLPPSVISAFALLAADERRKAFPHQTIVAPALSADARMLNVPVPGGHSNVGGGNREGGLEALAFNQMADYLNALRDKPLIEHRVLPDDPAQYTVHQARGATALPGLDQDGQRDLRQELANCKIVDPCRSAEPMDQTLAARFEYRSVQPTAHLPTLPPHAALAAEPPPPRGIAPDDPAHPDHALLEQIRRGVRELDARHGRSYDEISERLSRSLLAASKDNRELYPGREHSLSANALERADRVLLGKDGRLAIVVDGDPSDPAHKRAAVAVEQALRTRWSSPTPSSRRPIRSSRRSGGRRASRRGNRNRRSRCTHRPRRRWGVERPSLQRPGHRPTLHRLRLHYAASHARILRHAARAPHPPAPVRGARRGRRPAGAIDNFPFEEAKEPWTSRLFYRQSIQCERINVVSFSAQWQPVCCWPAAPIPLPMRRNPL is encoded by the coding sequence ATGTACACGAAGGCACAGGCGTTGCAGGCCCAACAACACGTACCAATACTGCAACGTTCTGCCGAGTCGCATTCTTATATGTTCTTTGCTGTTTTTGATGGGACGGGCCAGGATGCCAACGATCCCAGGCAGTTACCTACCAATGTAGGCATTCTTAAAGCGCAACTCGACGAATTAAGAAAAAATCCTGATTTGCGGATAGGTTATAAATATGCTGAAGGGATCGGCACCCAGCACAATCCACTTGCCCGGACCTGGGACGGCGCCTTTCCCTACACCTGGGACGACAGGATCGAAGAAACATATACAAGCCTTGCAACGCAAACCAGAAAGTGGCAGCAACAAGACCCCGAAGCACAAATCCGCATCGCCGAAGTCGGCTACAGCCGCGGCGCAGTGCTGGCCCCGGGGTTCGCGCGGCTGGTCGATCGCTACGGCATCGCCGATCCCGAGGATCTGAGCTTCGGACGCGACGCGCACGGCCACCTCACCGTCGAGAGTCCGCGCCCGCCGCTGGTCCCTCCCGGTCAGGTGGCGCAGGCGATGGGATTGTTCGATCCGGTCGGAACGAATCTGCCCAAGGACTACGATGCGCGGCTGCCGCCTTCCGTCATCAGCGCGTTCGCGCTGCTGGCCGCGGACGAACGGCGCAAGGCGTTCCCGCACCAGACCATCGTGGCGCCGGCGCTGAGCGCGGACGCGCGCATGCTCAACGTGCCGGTGCCGGGCGGACATTCCAACGTCGGCGGCGGCAACCGCGAGGGCGGACTGGAGGCGTTGGCCTTCAACCAGATGGCCGATTACCTCAACGCGCTGCGCGATAAGCCGCTGATCGAACACCGCGTGCTGCCGGACGATCCGGCGCAGTACACCGTCCATCAGGCTCGCGGCGCGACCGCGCTGCCGGGGCTGGACCAGGACGGGCAACGCGACCTGCGCCAGGAACTGGCCAACTGCAAGATCGTCGATCCGTGCCGCAGCGCCGAACCGATGGACCAGACGCTGGCAGCCCGCTTCGAGTACCGCAGCGTACAGCCGACCGCGCACCTGCCCACGCTGCCGCCGCACGCCGCGCTGGCGGCCGAACCGCCGCCGCCGCGCGGCATCGCCCCCGACGATCCGGCGCATCCGGACCATGCGCTGCTGGAACAGATCCGCCGCGGCGTGCGCGAACTCGACGCCCGCCATGGCCGCAGCTACGACGAAATCAGCGAGCGGCTGAGCCGCAGCCTGCTGGCGGCCAGCAAGGACAACCGCGAACTATATCCGGGGCGCGAGCACTCGCTGTCGGCCAATGCGCTGGAACGCGCCGATCGCGTGCTGCTGGGCAAGGACGGGCGCTTGGCCATCGTGGTGGACGGCGATCCGAGCGATCCGGCCCACAAGCGCGCGGCCGTGGCGGTGGAGCAGGCGCTGCGCACGCGCTGGAGCAGTCCGACGCCAAGCTCGAGGCGGCCAATCAGATCATCGCGCAGGAGCGGCGGCAGGCGCGCGAGCAGGCGCGGCAACAGGAACCGGCGCAGTCGATGCACGCACAGGCCACGCCGGCGATGGGGCGTTGAGCGACCCAGCTTGCAGCGCCCGGGCCACCGCCCCACCCTCCACCGCTTGCGACTACACTACGCCGCATCCCATGCCCGGATCCTCCGCCATGCTGCACGCGCGCCTCACCCCCCTGCTCCTGTGCGCGGCGCTCGCCGTGGCCGGCGACCTGCAGGCGCAATCGATAATTTTCCGTTCGAAGAGGCGAAAGAACCATGGACATCCAGGCTCTTCTATCGGCAGTCGATCCAATGCGAGCGAATCAATGTAGTAAGTTTCTCGGCGCAATGGCAGCCGGTTTGCTGCTGGCCGGCGGCGCCCATTCCGCTCCCTATGAGAAGGAACCCACTATGA
- a CDS encoding XVIPCD domain-containing protein — protein MYTKAQALQAQQQAPILQRSDNSHDYMFFAMFDGTGQDADDPKQSPTNVGVLKSQLREVAQAPDSRVGYNYAKGIGTQHNPLARTWDGAFPYTWDDRIEETYTSLATQTKQWREQDPEAQIRIAEVGYSRGAVLAPGFARLVDRYGIADPEDLSFGRDAHGHLTVESPRPPLVPPGQVAQAMGLFDPVGTNLPKDYDARLPPSVISAFALLAADERRKAFPHQTIVAPALSADARMLNVPVPGGHSNVGGGNREGGLEALAFNQMADYLNALRDKPLIEHRVLPDDPAQYTVHQARGATALPGLDQDGQRDLRQELANCKIVDPCRSAEPMDQTLAARFEYRSVQPTAHLPTLPPHAALAAEPPPPRGIAPDDPAHPDHALLEQIRRGVRELDARHGRSYDEISERLSRSLLAASKDNRELYPGREHSLSANALERADRVLLGKDGRLAIVVDGDPSDPAHKRAAVAVEQALRTPLEQSDAKLEAANQIIAQERRQAREQARQQEPAQSMHAQATSATGR, from the coding sequence ATGTACACGAAGGCACAGGCGTTGCAGGCTCAGCAACAGGCGCCAATCTTGCAGAGATCTGACAATTCACACGACTATATGTTCTTCGCGATGTTCGACGGCACGGGGCAGGATGCAGATGATCCAAAACAGTCCCCTACAAATGTGGGTGTTCTAAAGTCCCAACTTCGCGAAGTGGCACAGGCCCCTGATTCACGCGTCGGATACAACTATGCCAAGGGGATCGGCACCCAGCACAATCCACTTGCCCGGACCTGGGACGGCGCCTTTCCCTACACCTGGGACGACAGGATCGAAGAAACATATACAAGCCTTGCAACGCAAACAAAACAATGGCGGGAACAAGACCCCGAAGCACAAATCCGCATCGCCGAAGTCGGCTACAGCCGCGGCGCAGTGCTGGCCCCGGGGTTCGCGCGGCTGGTCGATCGCTACGGCATCGCCGATCCCGAGGATCTGAGCTTCGGACGCGACGCGCACGGCCACCTCACCGTCGAGAGTCCGCGCCCGCCGCTGGTCCCTCCCGGTCAGGTGGCGCAGGCGATGGGATTGTTCGATCCGGTCGGAACGAATCTGCCCAAGGACTACGATGCGCGGCTGCCGCCTTCCGTCATCAGCGCGTTCGCGCTGCTGGCCGCGGACGAACGGCGCAAGGCGTTCCCGCACCAGACCATCGTGGCGCCGGCGCTGAGCGCGGACGCGCGCATGCTCAACGTGCCGGTGCCGGGCGGACATTCCAACGTCGGCGGCGGCAACCGCGAGGGCGGACTGGAGGCGTTGGCCTTCAACCAGATGGCCGATTACCTCAACGCGCTGCGCGATAAGCCGCTGATCGAACACCGCGTGCTGCCGGACGATCCGGCGCAGTACACCGTCCATCAGGCTCGCGGCGCGACCGCGCTGCCGGGGCTGGACCAGGACGGGCAACGCGACCTGCGCCAGGAACTGGCCAACTGCAAGATCGTCGATCCGTGCCGCAGCGCCGAACCGATGGACCAGACGCTGGCAGCCCGCTTCGAGTACCGCAGCGTACAGCCGACCGCGCACCTGCCCACGCTGCCGCCGCACGCCGCGCTGGCGGCCGAACCGCCGCCGCCGCGCGGCATCGCCCCCGACGATCCGGCGCATCCGGACCATGCGCTGCTGGAACAGATCCGCCGCGGCGTGCGCGAACTCGACGCCCGCCATGGCCGCAGCTACGACGAAATCAGCGAGCGGCTGAGCCGCAGCCTGCTGGCGGCCAGCAAGGACAACCGCGAACTATATCCGGGGCGCGAGCACTCGCTGTCGGCCAATGCGCTGGAACGCGCCGATCGCGTGCTGCTGGGCAAGGACGGGCGCTTGGCCATCGTGGTGGACGGCGATCCGAGCGATCCGGCCCACAAGCGCGCGGCCGTGGCGGTGGAGCAGGCGCTGCGCACGCCGCTGGAGCAGTCCGACGCCAAGCTCGAGGCGGCCAATCAGATCATCGCGCAGGAGCGGCGGCAGGCGCGCGAGCAGGCGCGGCAACAGGAACCGGCGCAGTCGATGCACGCACAGGCCACGTCGGCGACGGGGCGTTGA
- a CDS encoding XVIPCD domain-containing protein, producing MYTKAQALQAQQHVPILQRSAESHSYMFFAVFDGTGQDANDPRQLPTNVGILKAQLDELRKNPDLRIGYKYAEGIGTQHNPLARTWDGAFPYTWDDRIEETYTSLATQTRKWQQQDPEAQIRIAEVGYSRGAVLAPGFARLVDRYGIADPEDLSFGRDAHGHLTVESPRPPLVPPGQVAQAMGLFDPVGTNLPKDYDARLPPSVISAFALLAADERRKAFPHQTIVAPALSADARMLNVPVPGGHSNVGGGNREGGLEALAFNQMADYLNALRDKPLIEHRVLPDDPAQYTVHQARGATALPGLDQDGQRDLRQELANCKIVDPCRSAEPMDQTLAARFEYRSVQPTAHLPTLPPHAALAAEPPPPRGIAPDDPAHPDHALLEQIRRGVRELDARHGRSYDEISERLSRSLLAASKDNRELYPGREHSLSANALERADRVLLGKDGRLAIVVDGDPSDPAHKRAAVAVEQALRTPLEQSDAKLEAANQIIAQERRQAREQARQQEPAQSMHAQATSATGR from the coding sequence ATGTACACGAAGGCACAGGCGTTGCAGGCCCAACAACACGTACCAATACTGCAACGTTCTGCCGAGTCGCATTCTTATATGTTCTTTGCTGTTTTTGATGGGACGGGCCAGGATGCCAACGATCCCAGGCAGTTACCTACCAATGTAGGCATTCTTAAAGCGCAACTCGACGAATTAAGAAAAAATCCTGATTTGCGGATAGGTTATAAATATGCTGAAGGGATCGGCACCCAGCACAATCCACTTGCCCGGACCTGGGACGGCGCCTTTCCCTACACCTGGGACGACAGGATCGAAGAAACATATACAAGCCTTGCAACGCAAACCAGAAAGTGGCAGCAACAAGACCCCGAAGCACAAATCCGCATCGCCGAAGTCGGCTACAGCCGCGGCGCAGTGCTGGCCCCGGGGTTCGCGCGGCTGGTCGATCGCTACGGCATCGCCGATCCCGAGGATCTGAGCTTCGGACGCGACGCGCACGGCCACCTCACCGTCGAGAGTCCGCGCCCGCCGCTGGTCCCTCCCGGTCAGGTGGCGCAGGCGATGGGATTGTTCGATCCGGTCGGAACGAATCTGCCCAAGGACTACGATGCGCGGCTGCCGCCTTCCGTCATCAGCGCGTTCGCGCTGCTGGCCGCGGACGAACGGCGCAAGGCGTTCCCGCACCAGACCATCGTGGCGCCGGCGCTGAGCGCGGACGCGCGCATGCTCAACGTGCCGGTGCCGGGCGGACATTCCAACGTCGGCGGCGGCAACCGCGAGGGCGGACTGGAGGCGTTGGCCTTCAACCAGATGGCCGATTACCTCAACGCGCTGCGCGATAAGCCGCTGATCGAACACCGCGTGCTGCCGGACGATCCGGCGCAGTACACCGTCCATCAGGCTCGCGGCGCGACCGCGCTGCCGGGGCTGGACCAGGACGGGCAACGCGACCTGCGCCAGGAACTGGCCAACTGCAAGATCGTCGATCCGTGCCGCAGCGCCGAACCGATGGACCAGACGCTGGCAGCCCGCTTCGAGTACCGCAGCGTACAGCCGACCGCGCACCTGCCCACGCTGCCGCCGCACGCCGCGCTGGCGGCCGAACCGCCGCCGCCGCGCGGCATCGCCCCCGACGATCCGGCGCATCCGGACCATGCGCTGCTGGAACAGATCCGCCGCGGCGTGCGCGAACTCGACGCCCGCCATGGCCGCAGCTACGACGAAATCAGCGAGCGGCTGAGCCGCAGCCTGCTGGCGGCCAGCAAGGACAACCGCGAACTATATCCGGGGCGCGAGCACTCGCTGTCGGCCAATGCGCTGGAACGCGCCGATCGCGTGCTGCTGGGCAAGGACGGGCGCTTGGCCATCGTGGTGGACGGCGATCCGAGCGATCCGGCCCACAAGCGCGCGGCCGTGGCGGTGGAGCAGGCGCTGCGCACGCCGCTGGAGCAGTCCGACGCCAAGCTCGAGGCGGCCAATCAGATCATCGCGCAGGAGCGGCGGCAGGCGCGCGAGCAGGCGCGGCAACAGGAACCGGCGCAGTCGATGCACGCACAGGCCACGTCGGCGACGGGGCGTTGA
- the hrpA gene encoding ATP-dependent RNA helicase HrpA — MSTIEKQLATRLRERRDAIDGALTRDRGRLFGLWSRWQAAPGNPALEAAFEQALGQSRARCEARAAARPAITLDDQLPIVREAERIVALIRAHQVVVIAGETGSGKTTQLPKLCLAAGRGAAGMIGCTQPRRIAARAVAARVAEELRTPVGGAVGFQVRFNDRVGEETRIKFMTDGILLAEIASDRWLSSYDTIIVDEAHERSLNIDFLLGYLKQLLRKRPELKVIVTSATIDTARFAAHFDGAPVIGVEGRTYPVEVRYRPLEGEGGGAAENGQDRAGERTVNDAIVAVVDEITRLDARGDVLLFLPGEREIRDAHQALERRKYRQTEVLPLYARLSNSDQDRVFQPGPRRRLVLATNVAETSLTVPRIRYVVDPGYARVKRYSPRQKLDRLHIEPVSQASANQRKGRCGRVAEGICYRLYAEADFQARPEFTDPEIRRSSLAGVILRMLQLGLGRIEDFPFLEPPDERAVADGWQQLVELGAVGEADRHGLRKLTEIGRKMARLPVDVKLARMLVAAQQHGCLRPMLVIAAFLGIQDPRERPPQAREAADNAHARFADARSEFVGILRLWDGYRQAHEELTQSKLRDWCGRHFLGFLRMREWRELHRQLHLLCEELGWSEEPAAASLQPLLAGAASPPARDAEASARATRGQLHRAARLAREGRSEPAQAPVDARPAAPANPADDVPRASARARAAAYQALHRALLAGLPTQVGHRTEKGDFLAPRQRRFLLFPGSTLARKPPPWVLPATLLDTQKVWGLTNAAVEPDWVVAELPHLLARKHFDPHWSRAQGQVLASEQISLFGLVLAPKKPVHYGRIDPSGAHDLFVRQGLVPGEINTRASVVADNQKVLAQAHEEEAKLRRAGIVADEDWQARWYLDRIPGELHSAAGLDAWWKALSPEQRRALHWSLADLLPGEGSEADRYPKYFALGDARLALHYRFEPGAADDGVTLEVPLHLLNALDPARLSWLAPGFVADKAAALIRSLPKAQRRNYVPAPDFARAFHEAFPQPSADDIRGELARFLQRATGAALAALDFDDNALEPHLRMHLRVRDDAGKVLAESRDLDALRARFGDRAGQAFAARAGREMAAAGLRVFPFAPIPLQVPGEAGVPAYPALVDEGEAAALHIFADRAQAEAAHPRGVRRLLEIALADKVKQARKQLPVSPKTGLLYAAIESQERLRGDLVDAALNALLEHGLDAIRDPGSFAQRRDAAGKHLFGEAMERLKLAEAIMGAAAELKPQLESPLMGWASGNLDDLRAQLAALVHPGFLRETPATALAQFPRYLRAMILRAERAKRDPARDQARMLELKPFADALADAAAAGRSADPQWQALRWDLEELRVSLFAQELGARAGISAKKLAQRVAGLG; from the coding sequence ATGAGCACTATCGAAAAACAATTGGCCACCCGCCTGCGCGAGCGCCGCGACGCGATCGACGGGGCGCTGACCCGCGACCGTGGCCGCCTGTTCGGCCTATGGTCGCGCTGGCAGGCCGCGCCCGGCAATCCCGCATTGGAGGCAGCGTTCGAGCAGGCGCTGGGCCAATCGCGGGCGCGCTGCGAGGCGCGCGCGGCGGCGCGGCCGGCGATCACCCTGGATGACCAGTTGCCGATCGTGCGCGAAGCCGAGCGCATCGTGGCGCTGATCCGCGCGCACCAGGTGGTGGTCATCGCCGGCGAGACCGGCTCGGGCAAGACCACGCAGCTGCCGAAGCTGTGCCTGGCCGCCGGCCGCGGCGCCGCCGGCATGATCGGCTGCACCCAGCCGCGGCGCATCGCCGCGCGCGCGGTGGCCGCACGCGTGGCCGAGGAACTGCGTACGCCGGTGGGCGGGGCGGTGGGTTTCCAGGTGCGCTTCAACGACCGGGTCGGCGAGGAGACCCGGATCAAGTTCATGACCGACGGCATCCTGCTGGCCGAGATCGCCAGCGACCGCTGGCTGTCCAGCTACGACACGATCATCGTCGACGAGGCGCACGAGCGCAGCCTCAACATCGACTTCCTGCTCGGCTACCTCAAGCAACTGCTGCGCAAGCGCCCGGAGCTGAAGGTGATCGTGACCTCGGCGACGATCGACACCGCGCGTTTCGCCGCGCATTTCGACGGCGCGCCGGTGATCGGCGTCGAAGGCCGCACCTATCCGGTGGAGGTGCGCTACCGGCCATTGGAGGGCGAGGGCGGCGGCGCTGCCGAGAACGGCCAGGACCGTGCCGGCGAGCGCACCGTCAACGATGCGATCGTGGCGGTGGTGGACGAGATCACCCGGCTGGACGCGCGTGGCGACGTGCTGCTGTTCTTGCCTGGCGAGCGCGAGATCCGCGATGCGCACCAGGCGCTGGAGCGGCGCAAGTACCGCCAGACCGAGGTGCTACCGTTGTATGCGCGGCTGTCCAATAGCGACCAGGACCGGGTGTTCCAGCCCGGCCCGCGGCGGCGCCTGGTGCTGGCCACCAACGTCGCCGAGACCTCGCTGACGGTGCCGCGGATCCGCTACGTGGTCGATCCGGGCTATGCGCGGGTCAAGCGCTACAGCCCGCGGCAGAAACTGGACCGGCTACACATCGAGCCGGTCTCGCAGGCCAGCGCCAACCAGCGCAAGGGCCGCTGCGGGCGCGTGGCCGAAGGCATCTGCTACCGGCTGTACGCCGAGGCCGATTTCCAGGCGCGGCCGGAATTCACCGACCCGGAGATCCGCCGTTCCAGTCTGGCCGGGGTGATCCTGCGCATGCTGCAGCTGGGGCTGGGGCGGATCGAGGATTTCCCGTTCCTGGAGCCGCCGGACGAGCGCGCGGTCGCCGACGGCTGGCAGCAACTGGTGGAACTGGGCGCGGTCGGCGAGGCCGACCGCCACGGCCTGCGCAAGCTCACCGAGATCGGCCGCAAGATGGCGCGGCTGCCGGTGGACGTGAAGCTGGCGCGGATGCTGGTGGCTGCGCAGCAGCACGGCTGCCTGCGGCCGATGCTGGTGATCGCCGCGTTCCTGGGCATCCAGGATCCGCGCGAACGCCCGCCGCAGGCGCGCGAGGCGGCCGACAACGCGCACGCCAGGTTCGCCGATGCGCGTTCGGAATTCGTCGGCATCCTGCGCCTGTGGGACGGCTACCGGCAGGCGCACGAGGAACTGACCCAGTCCAAGCTGCGCGACTGGTGCGGGCGTCATTTCCTCGGTTTCCTGCGCATGCGCGAATGGCGCGAACTGCACCGCCAGCTGCACCTGCTGTGCGAGGAACTGGGCTGGAGCGAGGAGCCGGCGGCCGCGTCGTTGCAGCCGCTGCTCGCTGGCGCTGCGTCGCCGCCGGCGCGCGATGCCGAGGCCAGCGCGCGCGCCACGCGCGGGCAACTGCACCGCGCCGCGCGGCTGGCGCGCGAAGGGCGCAGCGAGCCTGCGCAGGCGCCGGTCGACGCCAGGCCCGCAGCGCCGGCCAACCCGGCCGACGACGTGCCGCGTGCGAGCGCGCGCGCGCGTGCCGCCGCCTATCAGGCGCTGCACCGTGCCCTGCTCGCCGGCCTGCCGACGCAGGTCGGCCACCGCACCGAGAAGGGCGATTTCCTGGCGCCGCGGCAGCGCCGCTTCCTGCTGTTCCCCGGCTCGACGCTGGCGCGCAAGCCGCCGCCGTGGGTGCTGCCGGCCACGCTGCTGGACACGCAGAAGGTCTGGGGCCTGACCAATGCCGCGGTCGAGCCGGACTGGGTCGTCGCCGAGCTGCCGCACCTGCTGGCGCGCAAGCACTTCGACCCGCACTGGTCGCGCGCGCAGGGCCAGGTGCTGGCGTCGGAGCAGATCAGCCTGTTCGGGCTGGTGCTGGCGCCGAAGAAGCCGGTGCACTACGGCCGCATCGATCCGTCCGGCGCGCACGACCTGTTCGTGCGCCAGGGCCTGGTGCCGGGCGAGATCAACACCCGCGCCAGCGTCGTCGCCGACAACCAGAAGGTGCTGGCGCAGGCGCACGAGGAAGAAGCCAAGCTGCGCCGCGCCGGCATCGTCGCCGACGAGGACTGGCAGGCGCGTTGGTACCTGGACCGGATTCCCGGCGAACTGCACTCGGCCGCCGGCCTGGATGCGTGGTGGAAGGCGTTGTCACCGGAACAGCGGCGCGCGCTGCACTGGTCGCTGGCCGACCTGTTGCCGGGCGAGGGCAGCGAGGCCGACCGCTATCCGAAGTACTTCGCGCTCGGCGACGCGCGGCTGGCGCTGCACTACAGGTTCGAGCCGGGCGCGGCCGACGACGGCGTGACCTTGGAGGTGCCGCTGCACCTGCTCAACGCGCTGGACCCGGCGCGGCTGTCGTGGCTGGCGCCGGGCTTCGTCGCCGACAAGGCGGCGGCGCTGATCCGCAGCCTGCCCAAGGCGCAGCGGCGCAACTACGTGCCGGCGCCGGACTTCGCCCGCGCCTTCCACGAGGCGTTCCCGCAGCCCAGCGCCGACGACATCCGCGGCGAGCTGGCGCGCTTCCTGCAACGCGCCACAGGCGCGGCGCTGGCCGCGCTGGATTTCGACGACAACGCCCTGGAGCCGCACCTGCGCATGCACCTGCGCGTGCGCGACGACGCCGGCAAGGTGCTGGCCGAGTCGCGCGACCTGGACGCGCTGCGCGCGCGTTTCGGCGATCGTGCCGGGCAGGCCTTCGCCGCGCGCGCCGGGCGCGAGATGGCCGCAGCCGGGCTGCGCGTGTTCCCGTTCGCGCCGATCCCGCTGCAGGTGCCCGGCGAAGCCGGGGTGCCGGCCTATCCGGCCTTGGTCGACGAAGGCGAGGCGGCGGCGCTGCACATCTTCGCCGACCGCGCGCAGGCCGAGGCCGCGCATCCGCGCGGCGTGCGCCGGTTGCTGGAGATCGCGCTGGCCGACAAGGTCAAGCAGGCGCGCAAGCAATTGCCGGTGTCGCCGAAGACAGGGCTGCTGTATGCGGCGATCGAGTCGCAGGAACGGCTGCGCGGCGACCTGGTGGACGCGGCGTTGAACGCGCTGCTCGAGCACGGCCTGGACGCGATCCGCGATCCAGGCAGCTTCGCCCAGCGCCGCGACGCGGCCGGCAAGCACCTGTTCGGCGAGGCGATGGAGCGGCTGAAACTGGCCGAGGCGATCATGGGCGCGGCGGCGGAACTGAAGCCGCAACTGGAATCGCCGCTGATGGGCTGGGCCAGCGGCAACCTCGACGACCTGCGCGCGCAACTGGCGGCGCTGGTGCATCCGGGTTTCCTGCGCGAGACCCCGGCCACCGCGCTGGCGCAGTTCCCGCGCTATCTGCGCGCGATGATCCTGCGCGCCGAGCGCGCCAAGCGCGATCCGGCGCGCGACCAGGCGCGGATGCTGGAACTCAAGCCGTTCGCCGACGCCCTGGCTGACGCCGCCGCGGCCGGGCGCAGCGCCGACCCGCAGTGGCAGGCATTGCGCTGGGACCTGGAGGAATTGCGCGTGTCGCTGTTCGCGCAGGAACTGGGCGCCAGGGCCGGGATTTCGGCAAAGAAGTTGGCGCAGCGGGTGGCGGGGTTGGGGTGA
- a CDS encoding chloride channel protein: protein MRQHPRLGLADASHSLADALRRRFRASDVWFIALALLAGLVAGLLTLLQGGLAHAVQVWLYGLDVDSRLSAMPALSPGQLLVLPLGGLLVGLLGMAARARKRQLIDAVEANALYGGRMSMRDNLIVSAQTLLSNGCGASVGLEAAYTQMGAGSGSHLGRILRLRRADIRTLVGAGAGAAIAAAFGAPLAGAFYAFEIVIGAYSPSALAPVAVASLGAVFVAQAAGVQPYLLPASAASALEARDYVLYALLGAICALLAVAVMRLVGAIEQAVNRSPLPRWARPVAGGLMLIPLALITPQVLSSGHGALHLDLTSPTSLQWLGALLLLKCLASGISLGFGFRGGLFFASLFMGSLVGGLFAGLLNLGTGMALVDGTAASLAGMAALTAAVVGAPMTMAMLVLEGTHDFVLASAVMVAVLVANTIVRQVFGYSFSTWRLHLRGETIKSARDVGWVKHLSAGRMMRKDVHPLAAGTSVAEFRRRFPLGSGIRVVLEDEQGHYAGLVTLAAAYADGVDADAAIADYAGNRDVALRTDTDVVTAMRQFDLTQSDELAVVDERGRVLGVLTEGFVRKRYAEELDKRQRELMGERVDD from the coding sequence GTGCGCCAGCACCCGCGGCTGGGCCTGGCCGACGCCTCGCACAGCCTCGCCGACGCGCTGCGCCGGCGTTTCCGCGCCAGCGATGTCTGGTTCATCGCGCTGGCCCTGCTGGCCGGACTGGTCGCCGGCCTGCTGACCCTGCTGCAGGGCGGCCTCGCCCACGCCGTGCAGGTGTGGCTGTACGGCCTGGACGTTGATTCCCGGCTCAGCGCGATGCCCGCGCTGAGCCCGGGCCAGTTGCTGGTGCTGCCGCTGGGCGGGCTGCTGGTGGGCCTGCTCGGCATGGCCGCGCGCGCGCGCAAGCGCCAGCTGATCGACGCGGTCGAGGCCAATGCGTTGTACGGCGGGCGCATGTCGATGCGCGACAACCTGATCGTCTCCGCGCAGACCCTGCTGTCCAACGGCTGTGGCGCCTCGGTCGGGCTGGAGGCGGCGTACACGCAGATGGGCGCGGGCAGCGGCTCGCACCTGGGGCGGATCTTGCGCCTGCGCCGCGCCGATATCCGCACCCTGGTCGGCGCCGGCGCCGGCGCGGCCATCGCCGCCGCGTTCGGCGCGCCGCTGGCGGGCGCGTTCTACGCCTTCGAGATCGTGATCGGCGCGTACTCGCCGTCGGCGCTGGCGCCGGTGGCGGTGGCCTCGCTGGGCGCGGTGTTCGTGGCCCAGGCCGCGGGAGTGCAGCCGTACCTGTTGCCGGCCTCGGCGGCGTCGGCGCTGGAAGCGCGCGACTACGTGCTGTACGCCTTGCTGGGCGCGATCTGCGCGTTGCTGGCGGTGGCGGTGATGCGCCTGGTCGGGGCGATCGAGCAGGCGGTCAACCGCAGCCCGCTGCCGCGCTGGGCGCGGCCGGTGGCCGGCGGCCTGATGCTGATCCCGCTGGCGCTGATCACCCCGCAGGTGCTCTCGTCCGGGCACGGTGCGCTGCATCTGGATCTGACCAGCCCGACCTCGTTGCAATGGCTGGGTGCGCTGTTGCTGCTCAAGTGCCTGGCCTCGGGCATCTCGCTCGGCTTCGGCTTCCGCGGCGGCCTATTCTTCGCGTCGCTGTTCATGGGCTCGCTGGTCGGCGGCCTGTTCGCGGGGCTGCTGAACCTGGGCACCGGCATGGCCCTGGTCGACGGCACCGCCGCCTCGCTGGCCGGCATGGCGGCGCTGACCGCGGCCGTGGTCGGCGCGCCGATGACGATGGCGATGCTGGTGCTCGAGGGCACCCACGATTTCGTGCTGGCCAGCGCGGTGATGGTGGCGGTGCTGGTGGCCAACACCATCGTACGCCAGGTGTTCGGCTATTCGTTCTCCACTTGGCGCCTGCACCTGCGCGGCGAGACCATCAAGAGCGCGCGCGACGTGGGCTGGGTGAAGCACTTGAGCGCCGGACGGATGATGCGCAAGGACGTGCATCCGCTCGCGGCCGGCACCTCGGTGGCCGAGTTCCGCCGCCGTTTCCCGCTCGGCTCGGGCATCCGCGTGGTGCTGGAGGACGAGCAAGGCCACTACGCCGGGCTGGTGACCCTGGCCGCGGCCTATGCCGACGGGGTCGATGCCGACGCGGCGATCGCCGACTATGCCGGCAACCGCGACGTGGCGCTGCGCACCGACACCGACGTAGTCACCGCGATGCGCCAGTTCGACCTGACCCAGAGCGATGAACTGGCGGTGGTGGACGAACGCGGCCGGGTGCTCGGCGTACTGACCGAGGGCTTCGTGCGCAAGCGCTACGCCGAGGAACTGGACAAGCGCCAGCGCGAGCTGATGGGCGAGCGGGTGGATGATTGA